TTATCTCTATCGTGATGAGTACCTAAGTGGGTTTATCATTATATAAATGTGATGTCTACAATTCAATCTCGAACAATGGATGCCCCTCTTCGGTAGGGGGGGCCAGCCAGTCCACGACCTTTTCCACAATCCTGCCATTATCCGCTTTTATTTCCACCCATATGCTCCCCAATGTTTCATCATCTGCCGGAAAGCTCACCTTACCGGTAGTAGCTGCCTGTTTATTCAACCTGAATGTCACAATCCCGTCTTCAATCCGCAAATTCGTGCGTGCCGTATCCAGTATCTTGCGGCTTCGTAACAGTTCATGCAACAGGGTCAGGCAATCCTTGTCTCCTCTGCCTACAAGCCGCGAAGTCATCCCGTCCCTTTCTTCAAATTGATATTCCAGTCCCGGGAAGATGTTCTCAATGGCCGCACGAACCCTGTCCTCATCCTCTGTGGGATGAACCTGCGCCCAAACCTCCACTTCTATCATCGACTCTCACCAATGACCTTGCGTACCTTGTCCCTGAACTCTTCAAGTGAACCATTGTTATCAATTGTCATATCAGCATTCTTGATGGATTCACCCATGCCCCATCCCAGTTCACGCTCATCCCTGATGTGAAGTGCTGCTGCATCCATCAGTCTGTCGTCTGACCTGCCACGCATCTGTATCCGTAAAAGTCTGCTCTTCGTGGATGAGTCGATATTTATCAGCAAAAAGTCATCCCCAAACTCTTCCTTGAACAGGTGCACCTCTTCGATATTCCTCACCCCGTCCACTACGGCAGTATCTGTGGCAAACGCCCGCAGTTTAGGAAGGCACCGCCTGGCAATGGCCGATAAACCTTCTTCCTGTCGCAGCCTGGTGCCGGTGCCGCCCAGATTCCCGTCCGTAGGTTCCAAACCAAGGCGCTCCACTTCTTCCCTGATAACATTACCCATGTTCACCACAGGATACCCCATGTTCTTTGCCACTTCAGCGGCCTCACCCTTTCCGGAAGCCGGCATGCCCACAAAGGCAATGATCTTCATAGTATCAACTCATCTCCCTGTTCTCGTGTACGAATCCTGATATGTTTTATTTTTTCTGGCTTCATTGTCCTGGCCATCTCCACCAACTCATCCCTGCTAAAGATCTTAGCATCCTTCAGGTTGCGTGTATTCTCCGGTATGCCCTGCTGGATAGCATATGTCAGGTTACCTGAAGTATTGTTGTCAAGGTAACTCATTATCTGTAAAACCTGCTCTGCACCGACCAACCCCTTAAACACCGTGGTCCTCACCTCAACCTCGACCTTTTCATCCAGGCACATCTTCAATGTCTCTGCCGCACTGCTGACTGCCCGTGCACCCATGTTTTCATCGGTTCCCGTGACCTTTGCATAGTGTGCCGGGTCATCCAATGGCGCCTTGATGTCAAGGAATACCTTATCAAGTAAACCTTCATTGACCATTGTGCGAATTACATCAAAAGCAAACCCGTTGGTCTCAATACCAATTTCCAGCGACTTTGATTTTGCATATCGCGCAAGGTCTGCCAGCGCATCTGGCTGCATGGTTGGCTCACCACCACTGAACACAAGCGCACTTATATAGGGTACTGCTTTGGATATTTGAGAGCTCAGTTCTTCAACTGTCCTGTCATCCCTGCCTGTCAGGTATGCATGGTTCTGGCAGTATGGACAATCGAACTGGCAGCCTCTTGAGAAGAGCACCGAGGCGCTCCTGCCATGCCAGTCCACCGTAGAGATGGAAATGAAGCGTCCGAAATTGAATGTATGTTCCATTTATGACCGACCTTATTCATCGCAAGATATATAACCGTTACAAACGAAAGCGCAGGATTGAACATGAAGATTATACTTGATCCTGAAGTACAATATGCCAGCGGCACCCAGAGAGTATTTAGTGCTGAAGAGACCCTGAAGAATGTCACCGGTATACTGGATAAGGTGGGAGTTACCCGTATAGCCGATATTACAGACCTTGACCGTGTGGGCATTCCTGTGTTCTCTGCTATCAGGCCAAGTGCTGCCGATGGTGCAATTTCAATTTACAGCGGTAAAGGTGCTGACCAGACCCAGGCCAGGATATCTGCTATCATGGAAAGCGTGGAGAGGTGCTATGCCGAACAACCTCACACAAGTGCAAACATTGATGCTGAGGAAGCCAGGCCCACCATCACTGACACCTATGAAAATCTGTCCCAAAAAGTGAACTCTATCTATCCTCCAGACCTGTTGCTGGCCGAGCGCATGATGAAGAACACCCGGCTGGAATGGGTGGCAGGATATGACCTGTTGAGTGAACAGAGTATCCTTGTCCCCTCCAATGCCGTGTACCATCCTTATAATCCATCAAATGGTGCCACCCAGGTGTTCCGCAGCAACACCAACGGGCTGGCCTCAGGCAATACCATGGAAGAGGCAGTGCTGCACGGGCTGATGGAAGTGATTGAACGCGATGCACTGAGCATTGCCGAGTTCAACAAGAATCCGGGGCGGGAAATCATACTTACACCCGAAGACGGGCTGGTCTATGAACTCAAGCAGAAGTTCGATACAGCCGGCATCATAGCTAAAGTGTGGTTGCTTAACCATGATATCGGACTGCCTACGGTCGTATGCGCCCTGGATGATCCGGTGCTGAAAGACCCGGCCCTTCTTGTTATGGGCGCAGGCTCGCACCTTAAACCCGATATCGCAGTATCCAGAGCATTGACAGAGGCCGCACAGAGCAGAGTGGTGCAGATACACGGCGCCCGTGAGGATACTGACAGGGAATCTGTGGTCAGGACGTTTGGCTACGATGCTATGAAACGGCTCAACCGCTACTGGTATCAGGATTCCGGGGATACCGTATCACTTTCTGACATTGAAGACATCTCAACTGACACACCCGCCGGGAACATCAATTCCATCCTTGAAATGCTAAGGGGCATAGTACCCCATGCTGTTATAGCCAACCTGTCCAGTGCTTCAGTTAATATTCCTGTTATAAGGGCCGTGTTGCCCACTTTTGAACAATATACCCTTGACAGGGAACGCAAAGGAAAACGGATGCGACTGGGTCGCAAGCCCGGGGAGAAACGCACTTTCAGGCGGCCCGGGGCATGACGCATATCGTTGTATTCACGGGTACCAGTCTTTCCTGGGAAGATGCAGGACTGGTGCTGGATGCAGATTACCGGCCGCCTGTCAAGAGGAACGATATTAACATCCTGCTGGATAAAAGCACTCCGGATATCATCGGAATAATAGATGGTATCTTTTTTGACAGGGCGGCAGTGGCCCACAGGGAGATTCTCCGTGCCCTGAGGGCAGGTGTGACCGTGGTGGGTGGCTGCAGTATGGGGGCACTGAGAGCATCTGAACTCGATACATACAACATGATTGGGGTAGGCCGTATCTATGAATGGTACCGTGACGGTGTTATTGAATCTGATGATGAAGTGGCTGTCACGTTCCATCCCGAAACTCTTGAGGCGCTGTCAATCCCCCTGGTCAATATCAGGGTAACCCTTGAGCGTGCAGTGGAACAGGGTGCGATTGCCCACGACCTCAGTAATGTGCTCCTGGAAACAGCACGCTCCATGTACTATCCTGACCGGACCTTCGCAGCTATTGTTAAAAGATGTGTGGAAAACGGCCACATTCCAAAATCTGATAAAGATACTTTAATTGACTACTTTATCCACAATGAAGTGGATGTGAAACGTGAAGATGCGTTGCTTGTTATTGAAATGATAAAAGAATTGGTTGAGTCATTCTAGACGGCCAATAGAATAAGTATGGGTTTTGGAATAGTCTTGGCAACTTTTTCGATATACAATAATTCCGGTAATTTACTATTTGGAATCATTCTTCTACTTCAAAGGTAACAGTCTGCAGACTACCCCATTTTCCACTGTTTTCCATAGCCCTTACATGCAAAGTATGAATCCCGGGTGCTATGTTTGTGGTGTTTATATTACCGAATAAATACACATGTTTTTCTCCAAAATGACCCCTATCAGGGTATATAGCAATTCCGGTACCGGGTTCACCGTCTCTATCCAGGAATATTTCAGCATCAGCAATATTGCGGAAGGGACTTGCTACTGCTGTAGCATGTATACGGACGCTTTGCCCACGTCTAACCTTTGGTGGTAATACCGTTATATCGCCCTTGATAAAGGGTGCTTCCAGTATTCCACTCCATAGCAGCAATATCACGAAACCTGTGAAAGCAAGAACTGTATACACTATCCACCACGGGATCATATGCTGTTCGGGTTCAATTGAGAACATGACCGCCTGCACTGGTCCCCAGTCATTATCACGTTCCATGGCGTGTACATATATCACATATGTTCCGCGCTCCCAGCCTGTGGTATCAATGGTAAAGGTACCCTCTTCCACCTGTTCATCGAAAACGTCATCATTTGGTCTTACCCGTATGCCGGTTCCTGATTGTCCCACTTCACCAATGAAGTATTCCATATTCCTTATGTACATTTTCCATCCGGATATGGCACTGAAATTAACCACAATACGGTCACCGCTGCGTGCAATCTGGGGAGTGACCTTAATAGAACTTATCTGTGGAGTGGCCTCGAATACATTGATTACATGGAATTCGGTCCTGGATGAATGGCACTGACTGCAATCTTCCACTTCCCCGTGGGGTACGTCTGCAATACTGACAGCATCAAAGTCTGGCTTTACCAGTTGCACATGGCATGATTTACATTCTCTCGGGAACAGGTAGTCTGCGGGATGGGTTTCGGGCTCGGTCCCATCTCCGTGACATGCCCAGCAGGCTTTGTCGATCTCATCAGTGAGTCTGGTCTTGTTGTTGGCATTCTCATTGAGGAGTGCATGACCTCCCAGCTGAGTGGATATAGCATCCACCGTGGCAATACCGAAATTCGCGCTCACATCATGGCACAGGACGCAATCCGGTCCGCCGTCAACACCATCGTTAAGGGGCGGAACATGCAGGTTCTCAGGAGCGCCGCCTGTAAAGAATGTATGATTAATCTGCAGCCAACTAACATTGTAACCGCCAATCTTCTCGTCGTTATCAATAAAATCTGCAAGGTTAGACAGTATTCTTACATTGGTCAGCATTACTGCATCAGCTTCAAATCCATGGAACACCTGCTCCACGTCTGCCCTGAATAATACTACATCTTCAACGGTATGCTGGTTGACAATAAGGTCTTCGTTATATTCTATCCTGTCACCTGCATCATACGTATCTTCTTCAATCTGTTGGCCATTGACTTCAAAGTTGATGAACGCGGTTTCGTCATGAATTTCCACATCTTTGGCAGTGAAATTATAACCGTTAAATATCCACGATTTACTATGACCTTTTGAAATTACAATATTGCTCTCCTGTCTTGGGGTCAGGACTCTCTGGTTGATATCATCCTCTTCAAAGTCCAGGAGCAATTCTGTATAATATGTGTAGTCATCATCCTTATCGATTACAAGATACCTGTGGTGTTCACTGGTATAGTTGTCAACATGGCAGGCATAACATGATTCATCGACCCATTCTGAATGTATGCGCTTCAGTGTCCTGCCTTTTACCATTATCAGGTTTGTTCCTTCGTTGCCCCTGAATACTGCAGTGACATTGACCGATACGATGATGGATTTGATCTCATGGCCGTCTATATCCGTAAGTTCGTCGTGGAACACATAACTTTCGCCATTATGTATGAAACTTTCATTGATCAGTTCTTCATCATGGAATAACTGGACATAAGCGGTTTCGCCATCGATTGAGATATCATTAAAGAATATCATGTACTTGTTGCCAATATTCCATTTCTCACCCATGAAAAGTGTGGCTTCCCGCTCGGTCTCTGACAGTGTGGTAACATTGTCGGTCGGGTCAGGTGCATTACCCCATTTTTCTCCGTTATCCTCATCCAGGTGGCAGTAGATACAGCTGGACGAATTGATCAGCTCTTGCGTTGAACCGTAATGTGATACCAGTGCAACATCTGATTTCACGTCGTTGTCATTATGGCTCTGTAAGCTGTTCTTGTGGCACACGTCACATCCGGCTGTGGTCTCTATATCCTCATCAATAGTCTCCACGTATCTGAAATGCTCATACACCATGGGTTCGCCGAAGATAGACTGGCTCACCGCATGGCAGCTGTTATTGTTGCAGTTCTTGGGTGCATTGTAATTTGCAGGATGTCCGGTGGGTTGGGCAGCATCTGTACCATCGCCATCCCCGTGACAGGCCCAGCACCTCACATTGTTGGGATTGAGGGTAGTGGTGGCAATAGCTACCCGGTTGAGGTCGTAGTGTATATCATTACGACTGTTCATGGCCGAGACATCCAGCCACTTTGGTGTGGGGGCTGCACCGCCTATATCGTGACAGGATACACAGTCCTTGCCTGCACCTCCGGTTACTGCCTCGTCATGGAAATTTACTGGTGTCTGGTTGCCTGCATGGCAGTAGTAACAATCGGTATTATTAGTGTAGACTGAATGGTTGAAGTTGATGATAGTGACACGCGGGTCCATTGGGCTGCCCCATGTTGTATTATTGGCAATGGTGTAATGGCAGTAGGTGCAGTTCTGCGTCTTATTCAGCACTCCGGATAGCAGGTTCTGGGTTGTGCCGTAATGTGATACCCTGTCTGAAATATTGGCATAGCTACTTACGGTCGTATTCACGCTGTTGTTATGGCATACGATACATGATGCATTGGTAGAATTGGTCTCGACATCCAGGGCTCCCGGTCTGTGCTCTGCGACCGGGGGTGCTGAGAAGAAGGATATTGTGGTGCCGTGACAGTCCTCGCAAATCTTTGGTGTATATACATCTTTCTTTGGATGGGCCGGTGGCGCTGTTCCTGTCCAGTGGCAGGCATAGCATGCCAGGTTGGTATCATTGGAGGTATTGGCGCTGTTCAGGTTCTCATGGATTCCTGCTTCCAGTGCAGATACATTTACGGGAGGTGTTTTTCCCGTGGGGTCATTGCCTTCATTATGACACCCTATACAATTGGTAGGGTCCCCACCTGAGACATTATGAAGCTCCACCGGATATGCGGGGTCGGTAGAGTTGTTCGCCTGGGTATGGCACTGGATACAGCCATCAAGGGTATATCCAGGGCTGTGGGTGGGTGGCGGGGCATAGAATGGGGCTGAGTTGTTATATGCGACGTGGCAGTCCGTACAGTTTACCTTGCTGCCGTTGGTCCATCCTGCCCATGAAGGTTGCTGTACTTCACCCATCGGCCACTGGGCATAGTGGAAAATACCGGTACCTGTAACGTTGTGGCATGAGGTACAGTTGACCA
This region of ANME-2 cluster archaeon genomic DNA includes:
- the fliE gene encoding flagellar hook-basal body complex protein FliE produces the protein MKIIAFVGMPASGKGEAAEVAKNMGYPVVNMGNVIREEVERLGLEPTDGNLGGTGTRLRQEEGLSAIARRCLPKLRAFATDTAVVDGVRNIEEVHLFKEEFGDDFLLINIDSSTKSRLLRIQMRGRSDDRLMDAAALHIRDERELGWGMGESIKNADMTIDNNGSLEEFRDKVRKVIGESR
- a CDS encoding anaerobic ribonucleoside-triphosphate reductase activating protein, with product MEHTFNFGRFISISTVDWHGRSASVLFSRGCQFDCPYCQNHAYLTGRDDRTVEELSSQISKAVPYISALVFSGGEPTMQPDALADLARYAKSKSLEIGIETNGFAFDVIRTMVNEGLLDKVFLDIKAPLDDPAHYAKVTGTDENMGARAVSSAAETLKMCLDEKVEVEVRTTVFKGLVGAEQVLQIMSYLDNNTSGNLTYAIQQGIPENTRNLKDAKIFSRDELVEMARTMKPEKIKHIRIRTREQGDELIL
- a CDS encoding YcaO-related McrA-glycine thioamidation protein; translated protein: MKIILDPEVQYASGTQRVFSAEETLKNVTGILDKVGVTRIADITDLDRVGIPVFSAIRPSAADGAISIYSGKGADQTQARISAIMESVERCYAEQPHTSANIDAEEARPTITDTYENLSQKVNSIYPPDLLLAERMMKNTRLEWVAGYDLLSEQSILVPSNAVYHPYNPSNGATQVFRSNTNGLASGNTMEEAVLHGLMEVIERDALSIAEFNKNPGREIILTPEDGLVYELKQKFDTAGIIAKVWLLNHDIGLPTVVCALDDPVLKDPALLVMGAGSHLKPDIAVSRALTEAAQSRVVQIHGAREDTDRESVVRTFGYDAMKRLNRYWYQDSGDTVSLSDIEDISTDTPAGNINSILEMLRGIVPHAVIANLSSASVNIPVIRAVLPTFEQYTLDRERKGKRMRLGRKPGEKRTFRRPGA
- a CDS encoding TfuA-related McrA-glycine thioamidation protein, coding for MTHIVVFTGTSLSWEDAGLVLDADYRPPVKRNDINILLDKSTPDIIGIIDGIFFDRAAVAHREILRALRAGVTVVGGCSMGALRASELDTYNMIGVGRIYEWYRDGVIESDDEVAVTFHPETLEALSIPLVNIRVTLERAVEQGAIAHDLSNVLLETARSMYYPDRTFAAIVKRCVENGHIPKSDKDTLIDYFIHNEVDVKREDALLVIEMIKELVESF